A region from the Perca fluviatilis chromosome 16, GENO_Pfluv_1.0, whole genome shotgun sequence genome encodes:
- the si:dkey-251i10.1 gene encoding ADP/ATP translocase 2, protein MNETAISFAKDFLAGGISAAISKTAVAPIERVKLLLQVQHASKQITADKQYKGIMDCVVRIPKEQGFLSFWRGNLANVIRYFPTQALNFAFKDKYKKVFLDGVDKRTQFWRYFAGNLASGGAAGATSLCFVYPLDFARTRLAADVGKAGAGREFNGLGDCLAKIFKSDGLKGLYQGFNVSVQGIIIYRAAYFGIYDTAKGMLPDPKNTHILVSWMIAQTVTAVAGLTSYPFDTVRRRMMMQSGRKGADIMYSGTIDCWRKIARDEGGKAFFKGAWSNVLRGMGGAFVLVLYDELKKVM, encoded by the exons ATGAATGAGACAGCTATTTCTTTTGCCAAGGACTTCTTGGCCGGTGGCATCTCCGCTGCTATCTCCAAAACAGCCGTCGCCCCAATCGAGAGAGTGAAGCTTCTCCTTCAG GTCCAGCATGCCAGTAAGCAGATCACCGCGGATAAGCAGTACAAGGGTATCATGGACTGTGTTGTCCGTATCCCCAAGGAGCAGGGGTTCCTTTCCTTCTGGAGAGGTAACCTTGCCAATGTCATCAGATATTTCCCCACCCAGGCCCTCAACTTCGCCTTCAAGGACAAGTACAAGAAGGTCTTCCTTGATGGTGTTGACAAGCGCACCCAGTTCTGGAGGTACTTCGCCGGTAACCTGGCCTCTGGTGGCGCCGCCGGAGCCACCTCTCTCTGCTTCGTGTACCCCCTTGACTTCGCCCGTACTCGCCTGGCTGCTGATGTGGGAAAGGCTGGAGCCGGTAGAGAGTTCAATGGTCTGGGAGACTGCCTGGCTAAGATCTTTAAGTCTGATGGCTTGAAAGGTCTGTACCAGGGCTTCAATGTGTCCGTGCAGGGAATCATCATCTACAGGGCTGCATACTTCGGCATCTATGACACAGCAAAGG GTATGCTTCCAGACCCAAAGAACACCCATATATTGGTGAGCTGGATGATTGCACAGACTGTGACAGCTGTTGCTGGCCTGACCTCATACCCCTTCGACACTGTCCGTAGACGTATGATGATGCAGTCTGGTCGCAAAGGAG CTGACATCATGTACAGCGGGACCATTGACTGCTGGCGTAAGATTGCACGCGATGagggtggcaaggctttcttcAAGGGAGCCTGGTCCAATGTGCTCAGAGGCATGGGTGGCGCCTTTGTGCTGGTGTTGTATGATGAGCTGAAGAAAGTCATGTAA
- the zbtb20 gene encoding zinc finger and BTB domain-containing protein 20 isoform X2, with amino-acid sequence MTERIHNINLHNFSNSVLETLNEQRNRGHFCDVTVRIHGSMLRAHRCVLAAGSPFFQDKLLLGYSDIEIPSVVSVQSIQKLIDFMYSGILRVSQSEALQILTAASILQIKTVIDECTRIVSQNVGLAGPGGFPVIPGDSGQETPRGTPESGTSGPSSDAESGYMQATSQSMDRAYTSLYSYPGLTLQNGTRERPLYINPMSINCDPTLSTQKDQQSQDPPWMNRIQERSQQVDRFISTAESTHCRKQPRPVRIQTGGMHIKQEAEDEYSCYDNLDCQDDTDHTEGVESESKVESFDSGVSSSISTEPDAMEQHPYLTSFSRDGGGDGHPGEGGPVHIEVNDSSPEQVQDTDDGDTSHSTSDSSMMQPLPNSVMSQALPSATHYMRQVESHTSNLRMPLTVTSNSQVMGTAGSTFLPTLFPTQPVRDNKNFLYLPGQQQPQFVAVPPPAMPSFPNPMSVQQAPAQQQQVVGGIGPGEKKPYECTLCSKTFTAKQNYVKHMFVHTGEKPHQCSICWRSFSLKDYLIKHMVTHTGVRAYQCSICNKRFTQKSSLNVHMRLHRGEKSYECYICKKKFSHKTLLERHMALHSTGTGLSGSAGTPGPVSIPMPMAVPEPGAGVVALAMPVSGGAGVGVGVGTGVGVAAEASCQEGTTYVCSSDFFI; translated from the exons ATGACCGAGCGCATTCATAACATCAATCTCCACAACTTCAGCAATTCTGTACTTGAGACCCTCAATGAGCAACGCAACCGTGGGCACTTCTGTGACGTGACTGTTCGGATCCATGGAAGTATGCTGCGAGCTCACCGGTGCGTGCTGGCTGCTGGAAGCCCCTTCTTTCAGGACAAGCTGCTCTTGGGCTACAGCGACATTGAGATCCCTTCTGTGGTCTCAGTGCAATCCATCCAAAAGCTGATTGACTTTATGTACAGTGGGATTCTGCGGGTATCTCAGTCAGAGGCCCTGCAGATCCTAACTGCTGCCAGCATCCTACAGATCAAGACCGTCATTGATGAGTGTACCCGCATCGTGTCCCAGAATGTGGGCCTGGCTGGGCCGGGGGGGTTCCCTGTTATACCAGGAGACTCTGGTCAGGAAACGCCCCGTGGCACGCCAGAGTCTGGCACCTCTGGGCCCAGCAGCGACGCAGAGTCAGGTTATATGCAAGCAACATCACAAAGCATGGACCGTGCATACACATCACTGTACTCATACCCTGGCCTCACTCTGCAGAACGGCACCCGCGAGCGTCCCCTGTACATTAACCCTATGTCGATAAATTGCGATCCGACTCTCAGCACTCAGAAGGACCAGCAATCTCAAGATCCGCCCTGGATGAACCGCATCCAGGAGAGATCTCAGCAGGTCGACCGCTTCATCTCCACAGCAGAGTCCACCCACTGCCGCAAGCAACCCCGACCGGTACGCATACAAACAGGAGGGATGCACATAAAGCAGGAGGCCGAAGATGAGTACAGCTGCTACGATAATTTGGACTGCCAAGATGACACTGACCATACTGAGGGTGTGGAGAGTGAATCCAAGGTTGAAAGTTTTGACTCAGGGGTGAGCTCCTCCATCAGTACTGAGCCAGATGCTATGGAGCAGCATCCGTACCTGACGAGCTTTAGCCGAGACGGGGGCGGGGACGGTCATCCCGGTGAAGGAGGTCCAGTGCATATAGAGGTCAATGACTCGTCCCCAGAGCAAGTGCAAGACACAGACGACGGGGACACATCCCACAGCACTAGTGACAGTAGCATGATGCAGCCCCTGCCAAACTCAGTCATGTCCCAGGCCCTGCCAAGTGCCACGCACTACATGCGCCAGGTAGAATCACACACCAGCAATCTGAGGATGCCGCTCACCGTGACCAGCAATTCCCAAGTGATGGGCACTGCTGGAAGCACCTTCCTGCCCACACTCTTTCCTACACAGCCGGTTAGAGACAACAAGAATTTCCTTTACCTTCCTGGCCAGCAGCAACCACAATTTGTGGCTGTGCCGCCCCCTGCTATGCCATCATTCCCGAACCCCATGTCGGTACAGCAAGCGCcagctcagcagcagcaggttgtAGGAGGAATTGGTCCGGGGGAAAAGAAGCCCTACGAATGCACTCTCTGCAGTAAAACCTTTACTGCTAAACAGAACTACGTCAAACACATGTTTGTCCATACTG GTGAGAAGCCTCATCAGTGCAGCATCTGCTGGCGCTCGTTCTCCCTGAAGGATTACTTAATCAAACACATGGTGACACACACAGGGGTGCGGGCCTACCAGTGCAGCATCTGCAACAAGCGTTTCACCCAGAAGAGCTCTCTCAATGTCCACATGCGGCTGCACCGTGGAGAGAAGTCCTATGAGTGCTACATCTGCAAGAAGAAGTTCTCACACAAGACCCTGCTGGAGAGGCACATGGCCCTGCACAGCACAGGCACAGGGCTGTCGGGGAGCGCAGGTACCCCGGGCCCAGTCTCCATTCCCATGCCTATGGCTGTCCCTGAGCCTGGAGCTGGAGTGGTGGCCCTCGCCATGCCAGTGAGTGGAGGTGCTGGAGTAGGGGTTGGGGTTGGAACAGGAGTGGGTGTAGCTGCAGAAGCGAGCTGCCAAGAAGGGACCACCTACGTGTGCTCC tccgatttttttatttaa
- the zbtb20 gene encoding zinc finger and BTB domain-containing protein 20 isoform X1 — protein sequence MTERIHNINLHNFSNSVLETLNEQRNRGHFCDVTVRIHGSMLRAHRCVLAAGSPFFQDKLLLGYSDIEIPSVVSVQSIQKLIDFMYSGILRVSQSEALQILTAASILQIKTVIDECTRIVSQNVGLAGPGGFPVIPGDSGQETPRGTPESGTSGPSSDAESGYMQATSQSMDRAYTSLYSYPGLTLQNGTRERPLYINPMSINCDPTLSTQKDQQSQDPPWMNRIQERSQQVDRFISTAESTHCRKQPRPVRIQTGGMHIKQEAEDEYSCYDNLDCQDDTDHTEGVESESKVESFDSGVSSSISTEPDAMEQHPYLTSFSRDGGGDGHPGEGGPVHIEVNDSSPEQVQDTDDGDTSHSTSDSSMMQPLPNSVMSQALPSATHYMRQVESHTSNLRMPLTVTSNSQVMGTAGSTFLPTLFPTQPVRDNKNFLYLPGQQQPQFVAVPPPAMPSFPNPMSVQQAPAQQQQVVGGIGPGEKKPYECTLCSKTFTAKQNYVKHMFVHTGEKPHQCSICWRSFSLKDYLIKHMVTHTGVRAYQCSICNKRFTQKSSLNVHMRLHRGEKSYECYICKKKFSHKTLLERHMALHSTGTGLSGSAGTPGPVSIPMPMAVPEPGAGVVALAMPVSGGAGVGVGVGTGVGVAAEASCQEGTTYVCSVCPAKFDQMEHFNDHMRMHVSDG from the exons ATGACCGAGCGCATTCATAACATCAATCTCCACAACTTCAGCAATTCTGTACTTGAGACCCTCAATGAGCAACGCAACCGTGGGCACTTCTGTGACGTGACTGTTCGGATCCATGGAAGTATGCTGCGAGCTCACCGGTGCGTGCTGGCTGCTGGAAGCCCCTTCTTTCAGGACAAGCTGCTCTTGGGCTACAGCGACATTGAGATCCCTTCTGTGGTCTCAGTGCAATCCATCCAAAAGCTGATTGACTTTATGTACAGTGGGATTCTGCGGGTATCTCAGTCAGAGGCCCTGCAGATCCTAACTGCTGCCAGCATCCTACAGATCAAGACCGTCATTGATGAGTGTACCCGCATCGTGTCCCAGAATGTGGGCCTGGCTGGGCCGGGGGGGTTCCCTGTTATACCAGGAGACTCTGGTCAGGAAACGCCCCGTGGCACGCCAGAGTCTGGCACCTCTGGGCCCAGCAGCGACGCAGAGTCAGGTTATATGCAAGCAACATCACAAAGCATGGACCGTGCATACACATCACTGTACTCATACCCTGGCCTCACTCTGCAGAACGGCACCCGCGAGCGTCCCCTGTACATTAACCCTATGTCGATAAATTGCGATCCGACTCTCAGCACTCAGAAGGACCAGCAATCTCAAGATCCGCCCTGGATGAACCGCATCCAGGAGAGATCTCAGCAGGTCGACCGCTTCATCTCCACAGCAGAGTCCACCCACTGCCGCAAGCAACCCCGACCGGTACGCATACAAACAGGAGGGATGCACATAAAGCAGGAGGCCGAAGATGAGTACAGCTGCTACGATAATTTGGACTGCCAAGATGACACTGACCATACTGAGGGTGTGGAGAGTGAATCCAAGGTTGAAAGTTTTGACTCAGGGGTGAGCTCCTCCATCAGTACTGAGCCAGATGCTATGGAGCAGCATCCGTACCTGACGAGCTTTAGCCGAGACGGGGGCGGGGACGGTCATCCCGGTGAAGGAGGTCCAGTGCATATAGAGGTCAATGACTCGTCCCCAGAGCAAGTGCAAGACACAGACGACGGGGACACATCCCACAGCACTAGTGACAGTAGCATGATGCAGCCCCTGCCAAACTCAGTCATGTCCCAGGCCCTGCCAAGTGCCACGCACTACATGCGCCAGGTAGAATCACACACCAGCAATCTGAGGATGCCGCTCACCGTGACCAGCAATTCCCAAGTGATGGGCACTGCTGGAAGCACCTTCCTGCCCACACTCTTTCCTACACAGCCGGTTAGAGACAACAAGAATTTCCTTTACCTTCCTGGCCAGCAGCAACCACAATTTGTGGCTGTGCCGCCCCCTGCTATGCCATCATTCCCGAACCCCATGTCGGTACAGCAAGCGCcagctcagcagcagcaggttgtAGGAGGAATTGGTCCGGGGGAAAAGAAGCCCTACGAATGCACTCTCTGCAGTAAAACCTTTACTGCTAAACAGAACTACGTCAAACACATGTTTGTCCATACTG GTGAGAAGCCTCATCAGTGCAGCATCTGCTGGCGCTCGTTCTCCCTGAAGGATTACTTAATCAAACACATGGTGACACACACAGGGGTGCGGGCCTACCAGTGCAGCATCTGCAACAAGCGTTTCACCCAGAAGAGCTCTCTCAATGTCCACATGCGGCTGCACCGTGGAGAGAAGTCCTATGAGTGCTACATCTGCAAGAAGAAGTTCTCACACAAGACCCTGCTGGAGAGGCACATGGCCCTGCACAGCACAGGCACAGGGCTGTCGGGGAGCGCAGGTACCCCGGGCCCAGTCTCCATTCCCATGCCTATGGCTGTCCCTGAGCCTGGAGCTGGAGTGGTGGCCCTCGCCATGCCAGTGAGTGGAGGTGCTGGAGTAGGGGTTGGGGTTGGAACAGGAGTGGGTGTAGCTGCAGAAGCGAGCTGCCAAGAAGGGACCACCTACGTGTGCTCCGTCTGCCCTGCCAAGTTCGACCAAATGGAGCACTTCAATGACCACATGCGAATGCATGTCTCCGATGGATAA